Within Balearica regulorum gibbericeps isolate bBalReg1 chromosome 10, bBalReg1.pri, whole genome shotgun sequence, the genomic segment ttcctcctgcttccttccgcccttcccacctccttccccatccccacctccTCTGTGGCCACCATCCTGCacatgtttggtttgggggtgaCAGCCACCAAGGGATGGGACGTTTAGGGAGCGTTGCCCTGTGGGTGGGCATTACCAGCTGCAAGGCTGCTGGAGCCCGCCCATCACTTCTGGCAGGACCCCTGGGAGCCTCGGAGGGTGCCCGGGGAGCCCTGGGGCTGTGTTCAGGAACAGGTAGGTCCCCCAGGGTGGTGGCACCCATGTCCtcagcctgcccagctccttttcatcctcctcttcctcctcccaccttTCCTGGCAGGCACCCAAGCCCACGATAATCCACCGGGGCTTAAAAAGGGACCTGCCAGCCCCGGCAGCTCCTGCCCACGGCGGCAGCAGCCCAGCGCCCCGAGGAGATGGGGTGGATTTACCGAATGAGTGGCTGCCATGAACAGAtgggggggctggcggggaggcCTGACAGACGTCTAGTCGGACAGACGGGGGGCCAAGCCCCCTGCCCACCAGCTGCCTTCTCCCCGTCAGTGCTGCTGCACCGGGCACTCAGGGGCACAGATGGAGCCGACAgcggggtgccccccccccaacgcccccccttccccaagcctgcCTGGGCTTTATCTGCTTACGCCAGGGCCCAGGAGGATTTACTGGGAGaggtagcggggggggggggaggaaggggggcaCTTGTCTGTGGGCGCAGGACACCGGGGCAGGGGGCAGTGCCAGGGGTGCAGGACCTGGTCCCTGCCCTAGCAGTAAGGCAGGACCCCCCTCTGGAGCATCCCTTGCCCCCCACCCAGTTTAGCTCCCCTGatgcagccccggcccccccatACAGGGGTGCCCCCTGCCCCCTCAGGCGCTCCCCCCCTAgcagcacccctgggtgctggcAGGCCCTGGGGTGCCAGCCGCCCCGTCCCTGCCCGCTCCGGTGTCCTTGAGCCCTCGAGCCCTGCCAGCTGATCGGCTTccaggaacaaaaaaaacccgcaATTACAAAGAGGGGCGATGTGTGAGccaacggggggggggggcagagggggacaGGAATGTCCCCAGCGGTGGCAGATGGCCTTACCCAGGGTGCATTGTTCCTTTTAGTGTCTCTTATCCGCTGTAATAGGATCCCGGAGGGAGGGAtgtgggagaggggaagagcgAGGGGGGCCCCGGCGTGGACCGGGgtgggggccggggctgccagcctggccctggcctGTCAAGCGGCTCATTGTTCCTGCCCCGGGTGTCACTGGGCGCCGCCGGGGACAATGTGGCACTGAGCGGGGTGGCCGGCGGCGGAGGGACGAGGCGCACGGAAAGGTACCCGCCAGGCCCCTTCctgcgggggccggggggcttGGGGCGGCTGGGAGGGCGAGCGGAGAGAGGTTCCCCCTGGGACGGGGTGGGGGCTTCCTCCTGTgtcccttcccccccgcccccgtcaCCTCCCTTTGCCACCCGAAGGTGCCCCGAAGGACGGGGGGTGCCCAGCTTCGCGGTTGTCCCGACGCCAGCCGCGGGACGGGGACGGGGCAGGTGGCCTGTGCCCATCACTGGGGCCTTTGGTGTCCCTGCAAGCCTGGCTCACCTGGGGGAGAGCACCCCCCTGCCCACGGACCCCCTACATTGCCTGTGGCAGTGGGGGGACGCCCGTACCCTGccgcctccccctgccccactgcCAGCCTCGTCCTTCTCTCCCCGGCAGGATCTTTTGTCCCGGCTGCCGTTCATCCCGGGGGCACGGGGGGCcgggcaggctgcctgcccctgccaaGCACTGCGCACGGCTCTGGACGCTGCGGGGAGAGGGGTTACAGGGGGGTACATTCCACCCCCTACCCCCCCTTCCGGCTCCCCTGCATTGGGAACGGGAATATTCCCCTTCCGCAccctttccccctttctccAGCCCCCAGTAACGGCGGGGGGGATGAAGATGGAGGGTCCAAAGCACCCCGGGGGTGCAAGCTGTAGCACTAAGTGGGTACAGGGGCGACCggcttgccccccccccccattactCTGATGCAGGAGATGTGCCTTAGCGGTGGCAAGTCCTGCCAACACCTAAAATaactgcccccccccgccatgccCGCAGACACGGGCCCCAGCCCCAACACGGGTGCTTTGTTTCAAAGCCGCTTGGCATCGCCCAGCTTTCCGGGAGCCAGCGGTGCGGCAGCCGCCCACCCATGCCCAGACACACGGCGATtgtcctcctcccagccccacactGGCACCGCGGGGTCCCGGCCACCCCCGTCCCCCCAGGCACAGGGTCTGGGGGGACCCTGGGGTGGTTGGGAGGGGACAATAGGGTGCAGTGGCATCATGCGCTGGGCATCATGCCATGGTTCATGTCAGGCTGGCAGTCCCCATCAGGGAgcttgcctcagtttccccggGGCTTTGCGcatgggcagggggaagggaggaggaggaagaggaaggctcGCACAGCCTGTGAGACCACTCAGGCCACCTCTGTCCCCCTACCCTTTGTGCCACCACCCAAGCAAGCACCTGCAATCTGAACCCCATCCCACAGCTACACTCCTacacttttccccttctctcccaaTATCCGTCCAGCTCCTGGCTTTGTGAAGGTGCGGTGCTGGCTCTGGCCGAGCGTGGCATGCAGGCCGGGttgaaggcagctgcctgcaggctcagGCAGACATGTGGAAGCAGGTCCCTTTGGGGAGCTCCCGGAAGGGGTGCAGGATGCCGGTGGGGTCCCGGGTACCATGGGGCCATGCAAGCCTCCCCCACCAGAGGCGGGCATAGTGCtgcccctgcctcagtttcccctcttcccagtCATGGTGCTTTTTGGGCTGTAGATTTGAGGGGAGGGGGTTAGTTGGGGCCTCCCCCCTTTCTGGAGACCACCGTGTCCTGCAGGCTCAGCTCGCCCTCCCGCCATGGCATCGCCGGACGGAGCCAGCGGCGTGGGCGGCAGCCCCGAGGAGACGGAGCTCAGCATCACCCTGACCCTCCGCATGCTCATGCATGGCAAGGTAACAGTGGGGGAGCTTGGTGCTGCTTGGGGGGGTCAGCAATGCCCGGGGTGGGggaccatgctggagcaccaGCTCCTTGCTATGCCCTgttttcctcccctgctcccagtCGTCGTCCCCCCAGAGCAGCGTTCCCGGAAGGATTTCTTCCCCCATCCTAAGCTAGGGAGGGGCTTGTTCCCATGCCCCAGTGTCACCAGTAAGCCACCCGGTGTCCCAGTGGCCACGGGGCAGGGCCTGCCTGTTGCCAGTTGGCCAGGCTGTGGGCAGAGGAGGGATgtggcaggcaggagctgcctgctgaCAGGGCCACCCTCGTCTCTGCCTTTGCAGGAGATCGGCAGCATCATTGGCAAGGTAAGATTTGGGGTCCGGGGCATCACCAGCCCCAGGCTCCCCTGGACCTGACCACCCGCCCCGTTCCTCTCCCCGCAGAAAGGAGAGACTGTTAAGAGGATACGAGAGCAGGTAAGGGCGtgctggggggctgccgggtcctgctgcctgtcctgcctgcacctgTGCCGAGCCCTGGCCACCCCCATTCCCAGGTGGACCAAGGGGAGACACAGCTGCACCCCGGGGAAGGCTGCCTGGGGCAGGTGGGAGGGGAAAAGCCCAGGTCCGCAGGCATTGAGCCCttccctgggggggggacatTGAGCTCAGGGCCTGCAACGTCCCTGACGGGGTGTGACACCGTCCCCAGAGCAGTGCGCGCATCACCATCTCAGAGGGGTCCTGCCCCGAGCGCATCACCACCATCACTGGCTCCACCGATGCCGTCTTCCGTGCCGTCTCCATGATCGCCTTCAAGCTGGAGGAAGTGGGTagccccacacacacacacacctgccAGGTGCCCCCTGAGCCGGGAGCACTCACCCCATGCCGGTGGGCTCATGGGGGTCCAATGCCGCATATTCCCCCCCTGCCTTGCAGGACCTGGGAGCGGGAAGCGATGGGGCAGCAGTGGGCAGAGCACCAGTGACGCTGCGCCTCGTCATCCCGGCCAGCCAGTGCGGCTCGCTCATCGGCAAGGCAGGAGCTAAGATCCGGGAGATTCGGGAGGTGAGGCTGAGGGTGCCCTGGGTGTGGGCTCCCCTTTTCTCCTGGGGGGCATGGAGCCCTCTGCGTGGGGGCTGCCGCGAtcctgcaggagctgtgggAGGTGATGCAGGAGTGGAGCATCACCCTATGGGTCCTGCGAAGGTCCCCAGGGAataaggagggaggaggggaggtgtGAGGTGCTGACCCCTGGAGGGGGTATGACTGAGGCACCCCATCATCTCCCTTTGCCCCCCGCCAGAGCACGGGGGCGCAGGTGCAGGTGGCTGGCGACCTGCTGCCTAACTCCACCGAACGGGCCGTCACCGTCTCAGGGGTGCCAGACACCATCATCCAGTGCGTGAGGCAGATCTGCGCTGTCATCCTGGAGGTACCCACCGATCCCCGTGCCCAGCCTGGAGGGGCACAGACTGCCTGCCCCCCCTTCCCAGGGCTCCCTGTGCCCACCTGGACCCGGGCACTGGGGTCTCCCTGAGCTGAAGCCCATAAGAGCACCTCGTTTCAGTGGTGCTGGGGGCCATGCCCAGCttgttgggggggtggggggtgcaaAGGGGAtccagggggctgcaggggcattCGACTTCATCTCTCATCCCCTccacccccttccctccctctccagtCACCTCCAAAGGGGGCCACCATCCCCTACCACCCTGGCCTCTCCCTGGGCACCATCCTGCTCTCTGCCAACCAGGTaaggggctgcagcccccctggGGGCACGGGGTGACTGGGGTGCCCAGCCTCTGCTGGCAAGGGGCAACTCCAGTGGGCTCAGGGTGTCCTCCCTCCCCTGGGGGGATGGCCTGAGGCAGGGGTCCCCACTTGGCCCCCAACTAatgctccttcctttcctccccaggGCTTCTCCATGCAGGGCCAGTACAGCGGGGTCTCTCCCGCAGAGGTGAGTCTGTCCCCGTGGCAGCCAACCTCTGCTCCCATGGGCACTAGGTCTGTGCCCGCCAGGATGGGTGCTGCCGGGGATGCCTGTCCTGGGAGGCACTGGGTGCCAGCGTCCGGCcccaggaggggacacaggacCCTCTGCCATCACCCCTAatgcctccttcctcctcctcccgctgccCGAGCAGGTGACgaagctgcagcagctgtcGGGGCACACGCTCCCCTTCGCCTCCCTGGGCCACACACCCTCCATGGTGCCAGGTGAGCATCTGCTGTGCCCCCCTCCAGGGCTGAGGTGTGGGGTGCCTCTCCTGACCCATCCAGCCGTGATGAGGGGGTCCCTGTCCACTGCACCCTCTCCAGTCCcaggcccccccacccccggcagGGTCTGACCCCCAGAACAACTCTGTCCTGGATTTCCTGGGGTTCCTGCACCCACCAGAGCTCCCCAACCCTGCAGTGGGGGAGCACTGGCACCAAATTGCAACTGGTGCCCATGTCCCATCGTCCCTGCCTCTCCCTAGGGATCCTTCAGGTTTGTCCCCAGGGCCACCGACTGTCCCAGCacggggctggggtgggggcacgCAGCTGCTGGAGACCCATGCTCCCCACCACTAACATCCCTGTGTTTCCCTCCAGGCCTGGACACCAgttcccagagcagctcccaggaGTTCCTGGTGCCCAACGACGTACGTGTGGGTCCCAGGGATGGCGAGGGAGACCACAACTTGCCCCCACCCACGTGTCCCACCCCGCAGCCTCTTTGAAGGGGCCAACACTCACTGTCCCACACAGCTGGAGGCTCTGCCTCAGCCCCCAGAGCTCAGGAGCaggaggggctgctggggcagaagcagctggaagaaaagggaaactgaggcacgggagGGAGAAAGGGTTTGGCCAATGCCAAGAAAGAGCCTTGGGATGTGACAGCCCAGCAATGCCAGCCAGGGGGGAGCTTGAGTGGGACTAAAAAGCAGGGTCTGCCCAAGGAAGGCAGTGCCCTGCCCTCCCGGTGTCTGCCTTGGTTTCCCCACTCCCAGCCGTAGCGGGTGGCCAGGTGAGCCCCCTGGGAGCTCCCTGCTTGGCACGGCTCCTCCGGCTGCTCCCAGCTCAACCTGGTCCCTGCCCCTCCAGCTCATCGGCTGCATCATTGGCCGGCATGGCAGCAAGATCAGCGAGATCCGGCAGATGTCAGGCGCCCACATCAAGATCGGGAACCAGATTGAAGGCTCCAGCGAGCGGCACGTGACTATCACGGGGTCCCCCGTCAGCATCACTGTGGCTCAGTACCTCATCACAGCCTGGTAGGTGACAGCCTTGGGGAAGACACGCTGGTTGATAGCGAGGGATGGcacctccccagcagcccaaTGCAGCTTGTGGGGGACACCACCCCCAGCATCCTCAGGAAGGATGAGCTGAGTGGTGCTTTGAGGTCCTGAGATGGTGGGTGTGGGATCCGGGACCCCTTGGGCTTTGAGCCTGAGCTTTATAGCCCAGCGGGATGCCCAGGATGTGCCGTGGAGATTTGCGCCTCAAGGGATGAGGCACGTGATCCCTGCACCCTAAGACGGGCAGGTTGGGGCAAGGGACCTGCTCTGTCACCACGGTGCTCACCACCCCACCCTTCTCGCTCGCTTCCCCAGCTTAGAGACGGCCAAATCTACCTCCCAGGCGCCGCCAGGCCCTGGCTCCGTGGACCTCGGTGTGGGCTTCTCCCAGCCCCTCGCCCCAGGCTCTGGCGCGGCGCTGCCTGCCGtcgccccggcccccccggccctgctGGGCACCCCCTACACCATCTCCCTCTCCAACTTCATCGGCCTAAAGCCGGTGTCCTTCCTGGCACTGTCCCCATCCTCCGTGGCGGGTCCCAATGGCGGCACTGCCACCTACACGACCAAGATCTCAGCAGCCAACGGCACCAAGAAAGCCGACCGGCAGAAGTTCTCACCCTACTGAGCCCTGCCGGTGAGTGGGCAGGGGGGTCCAGGGTGCCACCCCGTGCTGGGGACACCTCTCTGCCACCTaccctgtcccccagcccctgccaggtGCCCCATACCTGGGGAGGGTCCCCcttgccccccaccccagggaagGGTCTTCCCGGTGGCAATGCCTGCTGGAGGAAAGGGCTGCTCCACTGTCTGCTGCCCATcccagcagtgctgtgtccccctccccgATTTTCCTGCACGGGGACCACGTGCCCTGGTACGGGTTGGGGGGGGGCTGTCCCTGCCGGCCCGGGATCCCTTCTGCCAGCGCCCTGTGCTGGGGTGGGacctctgcctgctgcccctcGCCCTGccatcctgctcctgcccacccTCCGGCTGGCACCCGAAAGGCAGGTCCCACCAGATgaggggctgcctggcctctcCAGGGGTCCCCCATCCCCTGGCTCTGGTGGGGGACCCTCCCCGAGCCACCCTGGAGCAATCGCCTCCCAGCAACCCCATCCGAGAGCCGGTCCCTGCTGGCTTGGAAATGCTGTATATATAAGtctatattttttcctcctttgtaaCTTATCAATGgtttaataaaaagataaaatttacaagaaaaaaataataatatccCCCATCCTGAGTGGAGACACCCCCCCACAGCAGGGTCAGCCCCCACTCCTGGGGACACGGAGTGGTGGCTGGAGGGGTGTTCCTGTGGCCAGGGGGGTGCTGGCCCTCAGCCCCAGTCTCTCTGGGGGTCTTCCCAGagccccctccctgccatggggcAGTTTGACAGGCTGTGGGGCAgttctcccccagccccccagttattgctggggcaggggactCTCCAGCCCACTGTGCCAGCACCGTCCCTGGGACCTTTgtgggtgggctgggggtgaTGCAcccctccagcatccccccagcaGGGTCCAGTCCCCTTGTTTGCCCTGGGGGTCCCACGGGAGGGTCCCCAAGCCCTGCACAAGCAATGGGACCAAAGGGGGACAGCGGCTCCTGGTCCCCTCTGGCTGCCGTTGCCCTGCacgccacccccccccccgtcacccCCCCATGCCACTGCGTCCACCCCAGTGCACCCCTGGCCGGCAGCCCGGTTCGGCTGGCACGTGTCACCGCTGGCTGGGCTTCAGCTGGGCAGCTGTGTCCATAAACAGCCCGGCACGGACCCCCGgccagccagccccccccctGGAGGGGAGCCCCTgccagctgggaggggacagggcagaggGCACGGCCATGGGCACTGCACGCTGCAGGAAAAACacgaaaaaaaccccacccaccccGTGGGTGCCGGCCCCCTGTTAAGTACCACAGGTGAAGGGAGCTCCTCCACCCAGAGGTTAGTTTTGGGTTAAACAGCCAAGGATGGAGGGCTCCACGCTGGTCGTCCAGGCTCAGCAGGGTGCCCATGGCCCTGGTGTTACTGGTGTTAGTGGTGTTAGCTGGGCCATTGCTCCTGGGTAGGGTGCAAAGGACCTCTGCTCTTCCTTGCTCCCCACGAGTGATTCCAGCGGGGTGATGGAGATGGGGGtgccccctcctctgccctcgCGTAGGAGCCCCTTGGCATCCTGCGTCCCAAGGAGAGCCCATCCAtgcaactgtgctgtgctggtaGAGACAGAGAGGATCCCAGCCTGCAGAAGGGAGATGAGGCTTCCCCAGatctgctgccttctcccagGCCGAGAAACCATCTTCTACCATAAGCTGAGAAGAGGAAAACCTGAACAAGGACCCCTCCAAGTCCAAGAGGCTGGGTCCAAGCAGGTCCGACGGGTCCCTGGCAGTTCCCCTGCCCAGTACGGTGGGACAGGGTCCCCTGCTCCTCAGCTGCTCTCTTCAGGAACTTGACCTGGGATGGGGAAGCCCATCTTGGTCTGGTCCAACCTGTTCCTGGGGCTGGCGCTGATGCAGCTGGCGTGGGTCTCCAGCGTGCAACTCGCTCTCTGGAGGAATTGCAAGAAGTTTTCCTGGACAGAGGCCTCCgaaacagaaagacagagcTCCTGGCCCAGCGGACGGTTGAGACAGCTGCGCCGGAGCCGGGCCAGCTCCTCCCGGATCTGGCGGTTC encodes:
- the PCBP4 gene encoding poly(rC)-binding protein 4 isoform X1, which encodes MASPDGASGVGGSPEETELSITLTLRMLMHGKEIGSIIGKKGETVKRIREQSSARITISEGSCPERITTITGSTDAVFRAVSMIAFKLEEDLGAGSDGAAVGRAPVTLRLVIPASQCGSLIGKAGAKIREIRESTGAQVQVAGDLLPNSTERAVTVSGVPDTIIQCVRQICAVILESPPKGATIPYHPGLSLGTILLSANQGFSMQGQYSGVSPAEVTKLQQLSGHTLPFASLGHTPSMVPGLDTSSQSSSQEFLVPNDLIGCIIGRHGSKISEIRQMSGAHIKIGNQIEGSSERHVTITGSPVSITVAQYLITACLETAKSTSQAPPGPGSVDLGVGFSQPLAPGSGAALPAVAPAPPALLGTPYTISLSNFIGLKPVSFLALSPSSVAGPNGGTATYTTKISAANGTKKADRQKFSPY
- the PCBP4 gene encoding poly(rC)-binding protein 4 isoform X2, whose translation is MASPDGASGVGGSPEETELSITLTLRMLMHGKEIGSIIGKKGETVKRIREQSSARITISEGSCPERITTITGSTDAVFRAVSMIAFKLEEDLGAGSDGAAVGRAPVTLRLVIPASQCGSLIGKAGAKIREIRESTGAQVQVAGDLLPNSTERAVTVSGVPDTIIQCVRQICAVILEGFSMQGQYSGVSPAEVTKLQQLSGHTLPFASLGHTPSMVPGLDTSSQSSSQEFLVPNDLIGCIIGRHGSKISEIRQMSGAHIKIGNQIEGSSERHVTITGSPVSITVAQYLITACLETAKSTSQAPPGPGSVDLGVGFSQPLAPGSGAALPAVAPAPPALLGTPYTISLSNFIGLKPVSFLALSPSSVAGPNGGTATYTTKISAANGTKKADRQKFSPY